A stretch of the Aegilops tauschii subsp. strangulata cultivar AL8/78 chromosome 4, Aet v6.0, whole genome shotgun sequence genome encodes the following:
- the LOC109769887 gene encoding uncharacterized protein isoform X1 has product MARADGSDYCGLAQGFLASRSPPSGRARDSGGGGRGPAVPDVVVISSDEEEEGDGSAPVARKLRFGDGGPTGGSNLALVKKGKCDGEEEEDGDCVVLDSDPDGPVAIVKQEGSSGFDGSLDELLVVAEKGQVACRDFPHSRHLCSSLPFGTTSHVRHCTMCYCFVCDVPAPCKYWGKGLSTDDHCHGTDDEMSWKILRQTFRLGRLTASYSEKYQNAVHPPMAPSTQQYVHHQVSDPQSHPSSMPVLLNAGQTVGAVRASHLTRAERGRGNAHTARVTRTATPCQQEPYQEEEDEDCTPKVYVGNLHYDVVSKDLAKLFEQAGVVEFSEVIYSRGTGQSRGYGFVTMSTVEEAELAVEMFDGFKLFGMLLIVHKAALRGARVETPSHQSKSAFRIYVGNLPSQVDDSWLEELFSKHGKVVDARVVYERRGGTWSLRGFGFVTMATEEETCDAVYALNKQILEGRALEIHFEPL; this is encoded by the exons ATGGCGCGCGCCGACGGCTCGGACTACTGCGGCCTCGCCCAGGGTTTCTTGGCTTCCCGGAGCCCTCCGTCCGGTCGAGCCAGGGATTCTGGGGGCGGGGGGAGGGGGCCCGCGGTGCCGGACGTTGTGGTGATTAgctccgacgaggaggaggagggcgacgGATCTGCCCCCGTGGCCAGGAAGTTGCGTTTTGGTGATGGAGGGCCGACCGGGGGCTCCAATCTCGCGTTGGTGAAGAAGGGCAAGTGCGatggcgaggaggaggaagacggcgaTTGCGTGGTCCTAGACAGCGACCCCGATGGGCCGGTTGCCATTGTGAAACAGGAGGGGAGTTCAGGCTTTGATGGCAGCTTGGATGAATTGCTGGTCGTTGCAGAGAAAGGCCAG GTAGCGTGCAGGGACTTCCCTCACTCGCGCCATCTATGCTCTAGCTTGCCCTTTGGCACTACTTCTCACGTCAGGCATTGTACCATG TGCTACTGTTTTGTATGCGATGTTCCAGCTCCATGCAAATATTGGGGTAAAGGTCTCTCGACTGATGATCATTGTCATGGTACCGATGACGAAATGAGCTGGAAAATACTGAGGCAGACATTCAGGCTCGGGCGCCTGACAGCATCTTATTCAGAAAAATACCAGAATGCCGTGCACCCACCAATGGCGCCATCCACACAGCAATATGTACATCATCAAGTCTCAGACCCACAGTCTCATCCATCTTCCATGCCAG TCTTACTGAATGCAGGGCAAACTGTCGGTGCAGTAAGAGCATCTCATTTGACAAGAGCTGAAAGAGGTAGAGGCAATGCTCACACTGCTCGGGTTACTCGCACTGCCACCCCTTGCCAACAAGAGCCATaccaggaggaagaagacgaagattGCACGCCTAAGGTGTACGTAGGGAACCTACACTACGACGTTGTCAGCAAGGACCTCGCCAAGCTCTTTGAGCAAGCCGGTGTTGTTGAGTTCTCAGAG GTTATTTACAGCCGAGGAACAGGCCAGAGCCGTGGATATGGATTTGTCACCATGAGTACTGTTGAGGAGGCTGAGCTGGCTGTGGAGATGTTCGATGGCTTT AAATTGTTTGGGATGCTTCTTATTGTGCACAAAGCAGCTCTGAGAGGCGCCCGGGTGGAAACTCCTTCCCATCAATCCAAGTCTGCATTCAGAATCTACGTGGGCAATCTGCCGTCGCAAGTCGATGACTCTTGGTTGGAGGAGTTGTTCAGCAAGCATGGCAAAGTGGTCGATGCTAGAGTCGTCTACGAGCGCAGAGGGGGAACCTGGAGTTTGCGGGGATTCGGTTTTGTGACGATGGCAACAGAGGAGGAAACGTGTGATGCTGTTTATGCCCTCAACAAACAG ATTCTGGAGGGGCGTGCTCTGGAGATTCACTTTGAACCCCTGTAA
- the LOC109769887 gene encoding uncharacterized protein isoform X2 translates to MARADGSDYCGLAQGFLASRSPPSGRARDSGGGGRGPAVPDVVVISSDEEEEGDGSAPVARKLRFGDGGPTGGSNLALVKKGKCDGEEEEDGDCVVLDSDPDGPVAIVKQEGSSGFDGSLDELLVVAEKGQVACRDFPHSRHLCSSLPFGTTSHVRHCTMCYCFVCDVPAPCKYWGKGLSTDDHCHGTDDEMSWKILRQTFRLGRLTASYSEKYQNAVHPPMAPSTQQYVHHQVSDPQSHPSSMPGQTVGAVRASHLTRAERGRGNAHTARVTRTATPCQQEPYQEEEDEDCTPKVYVGNLHYDVVSKDLAKLFEQAGVVEFSEVIYSRGTGQSRGYGFVTMSTVEEAELAVEMFDGFKLFGMLLIVHKAALRGARVETPSHQSKSAFRIYVGNLPSQVDDSWLEELFSKHGKVVDARVVYERRGGTWSLRGFGFVTMATEEETCDAVYALNKQILEGRALEIHFEPL, encoded by the exons ATGGCGCGCGCCGACGGCTCGGACTACTGCGGCCTCGCCCAGGGTTTCTTGGCTTCCCGGAGCCCTCCGTCCGGTCGAGCCAGGGATTCTGGGGGCGGGGGGAGGGGGCCCGCGGTGCCGGACGTTGTGGTGATTAgctccgacgaggaggaggagggcgacgGATCTGCCCCCGTGGCCAGGAAGTTGCGTTTTGGTGATGGAGGGCCGACCGGGGGCTCCAATCTCGCGTTGGTGAAGAAGGGCAAGTGCGatggcgaggaggaggaagacggcgaTTGCGTGGTCCTAGACAGCGACCCCGATGGGCCGGTTGCCATTGTGAAACAGGAGGGGAGTTCAGGCTTTGATGGCAGCTTGGATGAATTGCTGGTCGTTGCAGAGAAAGGCCAG GTAGCGTGCAGGGACTTCCCTCACTCGCGCCATCTATGCTCTAGCTTGCCCTTTGGCACTACTTCTCACGTCAGGCATTGTACCATG TGCTACTGTTTTGTATGCGATGTTCCAGCTCCATGCAAATATTGGGGTAAAGGTCTCTCGACTGATGATCATTGTCATGGTACCGATGACGAAATGAGCTGGAAAATACTGAGGCAGACATTCAGGCTCGGGCGCCTGACAGCATCTTATTCAGAAAAATACCAGAATGCCGTGCACCCACCAATGGCGCCATCCACACAGCAATATGTACATCATCAAGTCTCAGACCCACAGTCTCATCCATCTTCCATGCCAG GGCAAACTGTCGGTGCAGTAAGAGCATCTCATTTGACAAGAGCTGAAAGAGGTAGAGGCAATGCTCACACTGCTCGGGTTACTCGCACTGCCACCCCTTGCCAACAAGAGCCATaccaggaggaagaagacgaagattGCACGCCTAAGGTGTACGTAGGGAACCTACACTACGACGTTGTCAGCAAGGACCTCGCCAAGCTCTTTGAGCAAGCCGGTGTTGTTGAGTTCTCAGAG GTTATTTACAGCCGAGGAACAGGCCAGAGCCGTGGATATGGATTTGTCACCATGAGTACTGTTGAGGAGGCTGAGCTGGCTGTGGAGATGTTCGATGGCTTT AAATTGTTTGGGATGCTTCTTATTGTGCACAAAGCAGCTCTGAGAGGCGCCCGGGTGGAAACTCCTTCCCATCAATCCAAGTCTGCATTCAGAATCTACGTGGGCAATCTGCCGTCGCAAGTCGATGACTCTTGGTTGGAGGAGTTGTTCAGCAAGCATGGCAAAGTGGTCGATGCTAGAGTCGTCTACGAGCGCAGAGGGGGAACCTGGAGTTTGCGGGGATTCGGTTTTGTGACGATGGCAACAGAGGAGGAAACGTGTGATGCTGTTTATGCCCTCAACAAACAG ATTCTGGAGGGGCGTGCTCTGGAGATTCACTTTGAACCCCTGTAA
- the LOC109769888 gene encoding cortical cell-delineating protein yields MTSKAAIFVALSIVLSSVAAHGCGPYCQPPVVVPTPPVVVPPPYHGGGAHGHGGQCSIDALKLRVCANVLGGLLGLKVGVPARDECCPLLQGLVDLDAAVCLCTAVRANVLGIHLNVPVDINLLLNHCGKTCPSEFTCPAH; encoded by the coding sequence ATGACATCCAAAGCTGCCATCTTCGTCGCCCTGAGCATCGTCCTCTCCTCCGTTGCCGCGCACGGCTGCGGACCCTATTGCCAGCCGCCAGTCGTCGTGCCGACGCCGCCCGTTGTTGTTCCGCCGCCGTACCATGGAGGAGGGGCGCACGGCCACGGCGGGCAGTGCTCTATCGACGCGCTAAAGCTGAGGGTGTGCGCCAATGTTCTCGGCGGCCTGCTCGGCCTCAAGGTCGGCGTTCCGGCGCGCGACGAGTGCTGCCCGCTGCTCCAGGGGTTGGTCGACCTTGACGCCGCCGTCTGCCTCTGCACCGCCGTCAGGGCAAACGTACTCGGCATCCACCTCAACGTGCCTGTGGACATCAACCTCCTCCTCAACCACTGCGGCAAGACGTGCCCGTCCGAGTTCACTTGCCCGGCCCATTAA